caggtgtgagccaccgcgcccggcctggagtcCTCAGTAGATTTTAAGAGTGTAAAGAGTCTTGAAATGAAACTATGTGGGAATTGCTGCCTTAAGACATCATTTCCATCTAATTCTTAATATATTTAGTTTGTCTTAAATcaggttttttatatttttgttctgaAATCATGATGGAattctactttttgtgtttttaagtaAATAAGGAAAAATTGTAGACTGAGTATTTAAAAGGAAGCTTTTCTGTCATCTAGTCTGGAGAATTTTACAACTGAGAGATGGGTCATGAGTTTCACAAGTTTGatttaaatattccttttttcgTAAATCAAGTTTCATCTTACAGAGAAACATAACTTAAAAAATACTCCAGTATGTTTTACACATTGAAAATCAATTAGAGTGTCTAATTATACTCTTggcttaactcttttttttttttttttttgcaatcctGCCTTTGTTCTACatgcaaataaatttatttttaaataaatgttggaTTAGAAGGTGACTTTTCTACGGATTAGAAGGTGACTTTTCTacctgatctttttttcttttaaatgggtTATTTTAAAAAGGTCCATAAGGCCAATCTTATTTCTTTCCTATATACTTTACATTTTAGTACCCCCGTCCCCACCTTACAGgattatttaaaagcaaatacCTGACTTCATATGATTTCATCTGTGAATATTTCAGTATGAATCTCTAAGAGATAATATTGGGCTGTTTCTGAATGTGCACACGTACACTCTTTCTGaatgtgcacacatacactctTTCCTACATAATACCatctttatatatctatttttttaatctaatatcTCATTAGTGTTCAAATTTCCCCAGTTTTCTCATACATCTTTTTAGAGTCAGTTTGTTCAAATCAGTCTCTTAATGATGTCTGATGTACTCTTAGGAGAATTAtcatcatgtttattttttatatctctaTAAGATTTTGTGCTTCTTCTCCTTTTAGTGAATATTTAGTGAATATACTTACTATGGCATAATAGTCAACTGAACCCTTCCCACTGAATGTGATGATAAAGTCTAAAGCTTTTTGAAAGGAGGAGAGGGTGATACACACTCattcttttaatataaatgttaaaactgAAAATTTGTGCTCATTCTCAAGTTGGAacaagacactttttttttttttgagacaaagtcttgctctgtcactcaggctggagtgcagtggtgccatctcggctcactgcagcctccacctcccaggggtaagcgattctcctgcctcagcctcccgagtagctgggattactggcgctcGCCACAacaccaggtaatttttgtattttcagtagagatggggttttgccatgttggccaggctggtcttgaactcctgacctcaggtgatccgcctacctcggcctcccaaagtgctgggattacaggcgtgagccactgcgcccagcctctgagctctgttttctatttttctaattacCTCCTTCATATCCTTTTGGTAAATGATGAATCATATATACAGTCAGCAGCAGAGATCCTGATACTTCAGTGAATGGTAGCATTGAAAGCTTCATTttgtaattttgctttttaatttgtcaTCTTTCTTCTTAGTTAGGAGAACAGTCAAGTTTgcaatttattttgttcttccttGATAAAAAGGAATTTGTCTCATATTTGTCAGACTGCATGTTTGTTTTACATAAGATTTAACAATTTTTAGTTCTCctttcttttaaacaaatatttagtagAGTTTGTATTTTGTGCCAGGTTCAGTGCTGGGCACAGACAAGGTCTCTGTCCATATGGTGCTTATACTCTTGAGGGAAGGACAGATACAGAATAGAGGAACCGCAAATGAAGTTGTAATTTTATATTGTGTTGTAGTGAGATGAACACTGGTGGGGTTAGCTTTATTAGGAggagaaataacttttaaattgtaACAGGAGGGAAGAAGGATAGCCTAATGAACGTAGAGGCAAGTGAGTTTGTAGGTGGTGGTAGCAGAAGTCacttctagatttttaaaactactattcatttatttttgtttttgattgttttttaagaCATTATTGTTCGGGCATAAAAAATGACTTTGTTTTCACTTGTATATTTTCCTTGACATCTTTAGAGTTCATGTCTAATTTTAACAtaagtattattatttatgtatgaTTCCCTTATATTATGAAATCAGTATTTGCAAGTGCTAATTGAAATGAATATGTTATTTTGTCAGTATCTgacttatttaattataattatattaattacattTCAAGTCTATTTATTAGGAGAACTGATTTATAGAAACTTCCTTTATGTAAAACGTTGACtctggccaggtgccgtggctcacacttctaatcccagctttgcgagtctgaggcgggcaaatcacctgagatcaggagtttgagaccagcctggtcaacaagtgaaaccccttctctactaaaaaatacaaaaataagctgggcgcggtgctacgcgcctgtcatcccagctacttaggaggctgaggcaggagaatcgcttgatcccagcaggcagaagttgcagtgagccgagattgcaccactgcactccagcctgggtgacagagtgagactctgtctcaaaaaaagcaaaacaaaaaaaacctttgatTCTTTTACTGTGTCCAATGTATGGTAATCGCATTAAATATTCCTAATGCAGTTCTTTTCTTCTTAGAGGGCAGTAGATCTAGGGACTTTCTGCTTTGAGAGAAAGCTACATATAGCTTAGGAACAATGAGTTACACATTGGATATTGACGTGTGAATTGGACCTAGGAAAGTTCACAGGGAaagcaagtgttttttttttttttgagacagggtttcaccttgttgcccagttGGAGTGCAGagccgcgatctcagctcattgcaacctctgcctcccgagttcaagcaattctcctgcctcagcctctcaaatagctgggattacaggcatgtgccaccatgcctggctaattttgtatttttagtagagatggggtttctccatgttggtcaggctgatctcaaactcccaacctcaggtgatccgcccgccttagcctcccaaagcactgggattacaggcatgagctacggtgcctggcctgcaaattttttttttttttaagacagagtctcgctctgtcacccagggtggaatgcagtggcacgatcttggctcactgcaacctccgcctcccaagttcaagcaatttttgtgcctcagcactacaggtgcatgcctccacacccagttaatttttgtatttttagtaaagatggggtttctccacgctggccaggctggtctcaaactcctgacctcaagtgatctccctgccttggcctcccaaagtgctgggattacaggcatgagccaccgtgcccggccgaaagcaaatattttatggaaCCAATAGAAGTGCTATTATAACGTGATTAGTCACTTAAAaattcagctttaaaaataattgtttaaggTGAATATACCGAGCCATTTGACCATAAGGGACAGATAATTCTGCTTTGTTCTACTTTGTTAAATAGATTTGTTAAAGCTCCCTTGGTGTTACTCATTTTGGTAATTTGAGATTCATATGGTTTTCATTCAGTTATGATTATCTTAAAAGTTTTCCTCAGATTGTATGTTGAAAATGCTGAATTACTGTAATTATTTGTAAGATTTTTACTTGTACACTAAAGCAACTTAGTTTAAGATATCTTATGGAATTGCAGTGATAGCTATTCTGAGTACATGGTTGATGATTTGGGACAAAATTGTCAAATagatttaaagtatttttctttattgcaaaAGAATTAATATAGTAACAAAGTCTAATAGTATGGAAGGCAACCATCCATTCCCGCTTTTCAGAAGTAACAATAGTTGGTGGTTTGTGCTTCCAAGTCCTGTAACATAGGGGGTGggattaaagaacagaaatgggaGGTTATAATTGACCATATGTCATTTTGCtctagtcattttattttatttttttaaaaccaggtGTCTGCTTTGGATCTGGATGCCTCAGGTGCCCGTTTGGTGACAGGTGGATATGACTGTGATGTTAAGTTTTGGGATTTTGCTGGAATGGATGCTTCTTTTAAGGCATTTCAATCCCTTCAGCCCTGTGAGTGGTATGTATTCACTTACTTAATATCTTCATATTTGACTTAATATCTTCACATTGGAAGACAGTGCTGTTGGCTTTGGAATCCCATCTACAATGATTTGTATCAAAATACATTACATTTATATGACTGTATACTGCCTTCATAATTTAAATGAAGTAAAATGAGccttacatttcttttgtttcataaacctatattttaggctgggcgtggtggctcacacttgtaattccagaactttagaaagccgaggcaggcggatcacctgaggcctggagtttgagaccagaatggacaacatggcaaaagcccgttGGAAATGGCCATCTTCTCTCAGTATCCTCACATGGTAGGGAGAAAAGCAGCTctagtgtctcttcttataaaggaaGTAATGCCACCATAGGGGCTCTattctcatgacctcatctaaacctaattctCTCCTAAAGGCCACGCCTCCCAATATcctcaccttgggggttagggctttatcatatgaattttttttttttttttttttttttttttgagacagagtctcgctctgtgtgtcacacaggctggagtgcagtggcacaatctcggctctctacaagctccgcctcctgggttcacgccattctcctgcgtcagcctcctcagtagctgggactaaggcacccgccactgcgcccagctaattttttgtatttttagtagagacggggttttaccatgttacccaggatgatctcgatctcctgacctcgtgatccacccgcctcggcctcccaaagtgctgggattacaggcctgagccaccgcgcccggcctatcatatgaattttgagggaacacaaACATGCAGTCTGTAGCAGATGGTAATAGCCTGATATATTACACTTGTTGATGTAAATCTGATAGGTTTCTTTCTCTCCAAGgacagctttttaaatatttaacaataccAATAATTTTTCAGGTTCTGTGACAATTTTGTAATTTATAAGTTGCAAACTTAAAATAATCTATGATCTATTTTGTCCtaacaattacaaatatattttttatttcagattatATATGTTCCTACCAGATGGAGATAATtacagctttaaaaatttttattttttcattttatttcacatattgacattaaatttttattgacacataataattgtacatatatatggggtacaatgtgatgttttaatacatgTACTCAATGTGTAAtggtcaaatcagggtaatttgcATAATGATTTTTCTGTAGGGAGAAAATTCAAAATCTACTCTTCTGGCcgttttcaaatatataatatgttattgttaactatacTCATCCTACTATGCAATAggacaccagaacttattcctggGTTCTACATGTGTTTATGAAGCCAACCAAGGATTGgaaatattgggaaaaaaaattgcatctgtactgaacatgtacagacttttttcttgtccttATTCCTTACACAATATAGTACAATAACTATTTGCGTGACATTTACATTGGATATTATGAGTGATCTAGAGTTGATatgaagtatatgggaggatgtgcaaaGGTGATGTgcaaatactatgtcattttatatcagggacttgagtatCCTTTGTTatcctcaggagatcctgaaacTAgtcccccatggatactgagggctGACTGTATAGTCCTATCCTCACGGAACTTTCATTCTAATGAGGGAAGACTGActataaaccaaatatatataataggtgGTGGTAAGTACCGTGGAGAAGTAACAAATGGGGCAAAGTGAGTTCTACAGCTCCATTCTTAGAAACCTTGGAGTACTTTTCTTAGTTTATACTCGTGGTGgtttccttttgtctcctttattACATGGGACTCTGACATGTGCCCATAGCTAGGGTGGCAGTAGGATCTACCCGAAAAGCATCCTGCTGATACAGGACCAAAGCATCCTGTTGTTCTCCAGCCTATAAAAAGAGCTAATGGTCTTGCTTCTCTTAACTGTGGCTTCCTACACTGTGTTTTGGACGATTGGTGATGTCTTGgatattctgtttctttggaacTTTGAATATACAACACTTTACTAGGGAATTAGCAATGGAAGCAGAGCAAAGATGTACAGAGGAAACAATGCATAACTCTGATGGAATTGAAGTCATGAGGCAGCAGAGAGCTTAAATTAcaggtttaaaaatttttattttttagagggaATTTAATTGGGAGTAACAGCAGTAATAGTTAACGGAGCCAGAATGCTTGAGTCACATAATTGCAAAGCAGAGTTGGGAGCAACAGATGCTAAAGAGTAGTTGCTGTAGTTCCTCTTTGGGTCGTAGGAGCAGTTGTCATATTACTATATAGCTACTGAATGAAGAAGAGTTCTTAGTGAGGCCTGGGTGAACAGCTCTTCTTCGTATTCAGTGTGACCCCATTTGACCTTTTAACAAatctctaagtaaataaatagcccCTAAGGTAAACTAAGTTTTTCTCTGCTATTTTTTTGCTTGAGAGAGCTATAACTGTAATAGACTTATATTTCTGAACATTTTAGTGCTTGCCAATATTGGGTAATATTTATGTTTCCTATATTTGTAATGAACATTCTTCTTCTGGTACATTTTTTGTTAAGTTATTGTTTCATGCATAAAAGTTCACCTCTTATTGTATAAAATTGACTCAGATTAATTTATAAACATTGACAATGGGTAAATAGAATTTTTCAGATTATTAAAAGCTGAAGGATGCCCAtgtaagcaacaacaacaacaacaaaaaaaaccaacaaaaataaacccaaaccCCTCAAACAATTTCGAACACAAAACATTCTTCTCATGCCGGCATCCCTGCTTGCAGGTGTGAAGGGGGCAGGAATCGGCGAGGTGACCTGGGCTGAGTCCCGGGAGTGGGAAGAGGTGGCAGGAAGGGGATCTGAGGAGGAGAACAGGGGTCCTGCTGGTCTGTGCTTCTTCCCAGACACGGGAGCTGTAGAGGGGACCTCTGCAGCAGATGCTAGGGGGGCCACTAGGCCCAGGCAGTCTTGGGACTTGGGTCTGCCCTGCTGTGCATCCATAGTGGGTGCCTTAGAAACGGGAGGCCCACCCGAAGCCCCTGTTGCAAGTGAGGACAAAGTGTGGGAAGGCCGTGAGGGTCTGCAGTCCGAGATGGCCTTGTCCTCAACATGCAGTGCACTGTCGATGCGGGGCCTAGAGTCCTGGGATCTGGGGGAGCCACCCCTGGGGGCGAGTGTCTGCCCTGGTGCTGTATCTGCCTTCTTTTCATAGCGGTTGTGACCCGAAGAGACATCCTGAGGTCCGTCCTCACTCACTGTCTTTGAGGAACTGTGTGCCAGCTGGCAGCGGGATGAGGCTGGCCCCGTCCTCCGCTTTAGTTCCGGGAGGCCTTCCGTAGAGCTGTGGGAGCTCGAGCTGGCATTTCGTTTGGGGCACGATCTGGTCCGGGAGGTCTGGGATCTCTGCTTATATCTCACTTCTGACCTCTGGGCACCTGCTGCAGCTGTGGCTGAGGCCCAGAAATATGAGGGGCTTCCATCCACTGCATTTAGTAACCTCACCCTGGCGATCAATGTGGAGGGGGGAGGGGCTGCTGCGGCAGCTGCAGGAGCCGACATGCCAGGCCTTGTTCTTCTCATGCGGGCATCCCTGCTTGCAGCTGTGAAGGGGGCAGGAATCATCGAGGTGACCTGGGCTGAGTCCCGGGAGTGGGAAGAGGTGGCAGGAGGAAGGGGATCTGAGGAGGAGAACAGGGGTCCTGGTGGTCTGTGCTTCTTCCCAGACACGGGAGCTGTAGAGGGGACCTCTGCAGCAGATGCTAGGGGGGCCACTAGGCCCAGGCAGTCTTGGGACTTGGGTCTGTCCTGCTGTGCATCCATAGTGGGTGCTTTAGAAACAGGAGGCCCACCCGAAGCCCCTGTTGCAAGTGAGGACAAAGTGTGGGAAGGCCGTGAGGGTCTGCAGTCCGAGATGGCCTCGTCCTCAACGTGCGGTGCACTGTCGATGCGGGGCCTGGAGGCCTGGGATCTGGGGGAGCCACCCCTGGGGGCGAGTGTCTGCCCTGGTGCTGTATCTGCCTTCTTTTCATAGCGGTTGTGAGCCGAAGAGACATCCTGAGGTCCGTCCTCCCTCACTGTCTTTGAGGAACTGTGTGCCAGCTGGCAGCGGGATGAGGCTGGCCCCGTCCTCCGCTTTAGTTCCGGGAGGCCTTCCGTAGAGCTGTGGGAGCTCGAGCTGGCATTTCGTTTGCGGCACGATCTGGTCCGGGAGGTCTGGGATCTCTGCTTATATCTCACTTCTGACCTCTGGGCACCTGCTGCAGCTGTGGCTAAGGCCGAGAAATGTAAGGGGCCTCCATCCACTGCATTGAGTAGTGACCCCGACGTGGGGTTCAAtgtggaggagggaggggctgcTGCGGCAGCTGCAGGAGCCGACATGCCAGGCCTTGTTCTTCTCATGCCGGCATCCCTGCTTGCAGCTGTGAAGGGGGCAGAAATCAGTGAGGTGACCTGGGCTGAGTCCCCGTAGTGGGTAGAGGTGGCAGGAAGGGGATCTGAGGAGGAGAACAGGGGTCCTCCTGGTCTGTGCTTCTTCCCAGACACGGGCGCTGTAGAGGGGACCTCTGCAGCAGATGCTAGGGGGGCCACTAGGCCCAGGCAGTCTTGGGACTTGGGTCTGTCCTGCTGTGCATCCATAGTGGGTGCTTTAGAAACGGGAGGCCCACCCGAAGCCCCTGTTGCAAGTGAGGACAAAGTGTGGGAAGGCCGTGAGGGTCTGCAGTCCGAGATGGCCTTGTCCTCAAGGTGCGGTGCACTGTTGATTCGCTGAAATGCCGCCTCTTTTTCCAGGTGCAGGTCTTCAGCCATGACCCGATACCCCAGCTCTAAGGGAGGTGGCAGCATCAAAGGCTCCCCTCGCCTGCGTGGCAGCAGGGGAATCTTGCGTCTACGGGGCCTAGAGTCCTGGGATCTGGGGGAGCCACCCCTTGGGGCGAGTGTCTGCCCTGGTGCTGTATCTGCCACCTTCTCACACCGTGTGTGACCCGAAGAGACAGCCTGAGGCCTGTCCTCACTCCCTGTCTTTGAGTAACTGAGGGTCAGCTGGCAGCGGGATGAGGCTGGCCCCCTCCTCTGCTTTAGCCCCGGCAAGCCTCCCGTGGAGCTGTAGGAGCTGGAGATGGCATTTCGTTTGTTGCTCGAGCTCCTCCAGGAGGTCTGGGATGTCTGATTATATCTGATTTGTGAGCTCTGGGCATGGAGGTCTGTCTGCTGAGGCCCGGGCCTGAGCACAAAGGGAGAGAGGCCTCCATTGTCCCGCAGGGGCCGAAATGCAGACCGTGCATCCCCGGTGACCTCGGGGACCGTTCTCTGATCATCCGGATTTTTTTGGACTCTGGGTTCCTTGTCCTGCTCAGGCATCCCTGCCGCACTCTCCTTGAGGGCCCTCAACACTATCTTCCCTGGACACAAGTCTGGGCACAGCTGAGTGTTGTGGACCCCAAAGGGGTGACCACCTGCTCCTGGGCCCCACAGAGTCCTTGTGCTCAGTGTAGTGGCTGAGCTGGGGGATGTCCTGGAACTTGGAGCACACAGCACTGGCTTACTGTGGTACCTGTGCAGTGAAATTGAAGGCAGAATCACCAGGATGGAACACAGGTCTTGCAGGATCACGGAAATCCTTCTTAGAGTTGTCTTGACGCCACTGATGTCGAGTGTCCGGGTGCTTGTAGGATGGCCTGCCACTCAGTCCAGGGGCAGGAGCAACGGGGAGATCCCACAAGCAAAGTGAACTGGGGGATGGGCTGAAGGGGCTCCAGGCAACTGAGGCCTACTCGCAGGTCCTCGGCCTTGGCCCAAACAGGAATGAGGGGCACAGAGTGCCCGGGTAACCGCTCCTGGGAGCAGTGGGGAACCGTCGGATGCTTGAACTCTCGAGAGCTGGGCTCTGAGCGTCCTCATCCAGCTGCCAACTCGGCCAAAGGCTAAGCCAGCAGACTCTTCTGTTTCCGGGCAACGCGCCTTCTAAACCTGAGGGAGTGGGCACGTGAGCACATAATGGTACCAGTGACAGAGCGACCATAATGGATTAATAAGCACAGCCAGGTACCCGCACAAGGCACTTGCTGGCAATGGCAGGAGGCGGACGTGGGGGGTCGTGCAATAGGTACTGGAGGGAGAGACGTGGGCACAAAGGTCGCGGGAGGAGCAGGTGCCCACAATGGCTGCAGATCTGCCCGTGGATCACTGAAGATTCCTGCTCTCCTGctgaggtggagactgcagtgagctgagatggcaccatggcactccagcctgggcaacaagtgcaaaactcagtctccagataaaaaaaaagaaaaagaaaaaaaagaggctgggtgtggtggcttatgcctataatcctagcactttgggaggtcggggtggacggatcacgagatcaggagttggagaccagcctggccaacatagtgaaaccccgtctctagtaaaaatacaaaatttagtcagACGTGGTGGGCaggagagagcatgtgcaggggaactcccattgataaaaccgtcagatctcatgagacttattcactaccatgagaacagcatgggggaaactgcctccatgattcaattatctccacctggccccaccctcgaCACATGGGAAGTGTTACAATtccaaatgagatttgggtggggacagagccaaaccgtatcttAATTCttccccggcccctcccacatctcatgtcctcacatttcaaaagcaatcatGCTTTCCCCAAAGTCCCCCAAactcttatttcagcattaactcaaaattccatagtccaaagtctcatctgagacaaggcaagtcccttccacctatgagcctgcaaaatcaaaagcaagttagttattttctagatacacagggatacaggcattgggtaaatacactcgtttcaaatgggagaaattggccaaagcgaaagagctacaggccccatgcaagtccaaaacccagcaggcaaatcttaaagctccaaaatgacctcctttgactccatgtgtcACATCTAGGTGATGCGAGAAGTGGGTTCCCAGGGTCTTGGGCAGccccgcccctgtggctttgcagggtacagccccccttcTGGctgcattgagtgtctgcagcttttccaggcacacagtgcaagctgtcagtggatctaccattctggggtctggaggatggtggcccttttctcacagctctgcttggcagtaccccagtgggaactctgtgtgggggctccaaccccatatttccctttgACACTGCCCTACCAGAGGTTATCCATGAGggccccccctcccccctcccccctccccctccctcctctcccctcccccccgaagcaaacttttgcctggatttccaggcattttcatacatcttctgaaatctaggcggaggttcatgaaccttaattcttgacttcggagcatctgcaggcttaacaccacctAGAACCTGAAAGGCTTGgaacttgcaccctctgaagccatggcctgaggtgtaccttggccccttttaccTATGgcaggagcagctgggatgcagggcaccaagttcctaggctgcacacagcagggggttctggacccacaaaaccatttttccttctaagcctcctggcctgtgatgggagggtctgCTGTGAGGGTCtctaacatgccctggagacgtttgccccattgtcttggtgattaacatttggctcctcattacttgtgcaaatttctACAACCCAGTCTCctgagaaaatagatttttcttttctgttgcatcatcgggctacaaattttctgaacttttatgctctgcttcttctcgaatgctttgctgcttagaaatttcttctgtcagataccttaaatcatctctctcaagttcaaagttccacagatctctagggaactctagaaaaaaattcttattttcactCTTTCCCGCCTATCTTATGCCCGTTTCTAATACAGGTGCACAATGCCTGCAGTGTCTTTGCATAGTAAGAGTGACTTTACTCCAtttcccaacaaattcctcatctccctCTGAGACCACCTCCGCCTGGACCTTATCGTCCAtatcactattaacattttggtcaaagccattcaacaagtctctaggaagttccaaactttcccacattttcctatcctcttctgagccttccaaagtgttccaGCCTCTCCCTGTTACccatttccaaagttgcttccgcattttcgggtatctttacagcagcaccccactctactggtatcaacttattgtattagtctgttctcacactgcaaataaagacatacctgagactgggtaatttataaaggaaagaggttgaattgactcacagttctgcatggctggggaggcctcacaatcacggtggaaggcaaggaggtgcAAAAGCATGTCTCACATAGTGGCAGGCAGGGGAGAGCATGTGCAggagaactcccatttataaaaccatcagatctcatgagacttattcactaccacgagaacagtatggggggaaccatccccatgattcagttatctgcacctggccccacccttgacacgtgggaattattacaatgcaaggtgagatttgggtggggacccatccaaactatatcagtatgTTTTGACTTCTTGCTTGATTGCTAGGTTGCATAGAggacaaacatggaaattaatgAAGTACCTTCATATCTGGCTTCAGATCTTAGACAGGATCAGAGGGCCAGCTGAAATTTGCAAGGAGGAGAGGTAGATCCCACCATTTTATGGGTGAATggcaaaatcaaacagaaattatgTGGGATGGGAGATACTGATGCAGGCATCTTTGGAAACATTCTACTTAGCTAATTTTATGCTAGGCTTTAGgtcaagaaggagagagagagctgaCATGCTGTGGtacacacttatagt
The sequence above is a segment of the Gorilla gorilla gorilla isolate KB3781 chromosome 19, NHGRI_mGorGor1-v2.1_pri, whole genome shotgun sequence genome. Coding sequences within it:
- the LOC115932887 gene encoding putative POM121-like protein 1-like, translating into MLPPPLELGYRVMAEDLHLEKEAAFQRINSAPHLEDKAISDCRPSRPSHTLSSLATGASGGPPVSKAPTMDAQQDRPKSQDCLGLVAPLASAAEVPSTAPVSGKKHRPGGPLFSSSDPLPATSTHYGDSAQVTSLISAPFTAASRDAGMRRTRPGMSAPAAAAAAPPSSTLNPTSGSLLNAVDGGPLHFSALATAAAGAQRSEVRYKQRSQTSRTRSCRKRNASSSSHSSTEGLPELKRRTGPASSRCQLAHSSSKTVREDGPQDVSSAHNRYEKKADTAPGQTLAPRGGSPRSQASRPRIDSAPHVEDEAISDCRPSRPSHTLSSLATGASGGPPVSKAPTMDAQQDRPKSQDCLGLVAPLASAAEVPSTAPVSGKKHRPPGPLFSSSDPLPPATSSHSRDSAQVTSMIPAPFTAASRDARMRRTRPGMSAPAAAAAAPPPSTLIARVRLLNAVDGSPSYFWASATAAAGAQRSEVRYKQRSQTSRTRSCPKRNASSSSHSSTEGLPELKRRTGPASSRCQLAHSSSKTVSEDGPQDVSSGHNRYEKKADTAPGQTLAPRGGSPRSQDSRPRIDSALHVEDKAISDCRPSRPSHTLSSLATGASGGPPVSKAPTMDAQQGRPKSQDCLGLVAPLASAAEVPSTAPVSGKKHRPAGPLFSSSDPLPATSSHSRDSAQVTSPIPAPFTPASRDAGMRRMFCVRNCLRGLGLFLLVFFVVVVVAYMGILQLLII